A section of the Roseivirga sp. BDSF3-8 genome encodes:
- a CDS encoding MCP four helix bundle domain-containing protein — MLIVSIQLFNHYQRLNVYERMMEENLIPVRDFGKLREELLVNRMNLNSLVYLTGKNYERKFDQLIANNSRIDSLFDRYMANRDIIKDYSHFDSLYNRLIIYKAYEEKILELLAADRYTTAEKLYNRESKDVFSEMIEELDQIDRDQARMLSETAEEVRPWILKSFYLVLGGVVILLIILILHLTGVGRTKNIADS; from the coding sequence ATGCTTATTGTGAGTATCCAGCTTTTCAATCATTACCAGAGATTGAATGTATATGAGCGTATGATGGAGGAAAACCTGATCCCCGTACGTGATTTCGGTAAACTTCGCGAGGAGCTACTGGTGAACCGTATGAACCTGAACTCCCTGGTGTACCTCACCGGAAAGAACTATGAAAGAAAGTTTGACCAGTTAATAGCGAATAATTCGCGTATTGACAGCCTTTTTGATCGGTATATGGCTAACCGGGATATAATAAAAGATTACAGCCATTTCGATTCGCTTTATAATCGCCTGATCATTTACAAAGCCTACGAAGAAAAAATACTGGAACTTTTGGCGGCTGACCGGTATACCACGGCTGAGAAGCTATATAACCGGGAGAGCAAGGATGTTTTTTCTGAAATGATCGAAGAGCTGGATCAAATAGACCGGGACCAGGCCCGCATGCTATCCGAGACGGCTGAAGAAGTGAGACCATGGATACTCAAAAGCTTTTACCTGGTGCTGGGTGGTGTGGTCATTTTACTAATAATATTGATCCTACACCTGACTGGTGTGGGAAGAACTAAGAATATTGCTGATAGCTGA
- a CDS encoding DNA topoisomerase IV subunit B yields the protein MAENKVVYNEDSIRSLDWKEHIRLRPGMYIGKLGDGSASDDGIYVLVKEVIDNSIDEHVMGHGRTIEVKVTEHRVEVRDYGRGIPLGKVVDCVSKINTGGKYDSKAFQKSVGLNGVGTKAVNALSRYFKVQSYRDGVTKMAEFKQGELINDAKEEKSSGRNGTLIAFEPDETVFKHFHFIPEYLEKQIWNYAYLNSGLTINFNGQKFHSANGLRDLLDKETDEENRRYPILHLKGDDIEVAMTHTNQYGEEYFSFVNGQNTTQGGTHLAAFREALVKVIRDHYGKNFDAADIRASIAAAISVRVQEPVFESQTKTKLGSQNVAHDGPTMRTFINDFLKKHLDDYLHKNPETADALLKRIMQSERERKDMAGIKKLANERAKKANLHNKKLRDCRIHFNENKSDLKEETMIFITEGDSASGSITKSRNVQTQAVFSLRGKPLNCFGLTKKVVYENEEFNLLQHALNIEEGLEGLRYRKIVIATDADVDGMHIRMLLLTFFLQFFPDLVRNGHLYILETPLFRVRNKKETYYCYDEAEKQAAAAKIGAKAEITRFKGLGEISPEEFGNFIGEDIRLDPVILKDTKIKNLLTFYMGKNTPQRQTFIIDKLRVEKDIVQEVATAP from the coding sequence ATGGCTGAAAATAAAGTAGTTTACAACGAGGATAGCATTCGTTCACTTGACTGGAAAGAACATATCAGGCTTAGGCCGGGTATGTACATCGGTAAGCTCGGTGACGGATCTGCATCTGACGATGGTATTTATGTTCTGGTAAAGGAAGTAATTGATAACAGTATCGATGAACACGTGATGGGCCATGGCCGAACCATTGAGGTTAAGGTCACAGAACATCGGGTAGAGGTACGGGATTACGGCCGTGGCATACCACTGGGTAAAGTGGTAGACTGTGTGAGCAAGATAAATACCGGTGGTAAATACGATAGTAAGGCCTTTCAGAAGTCTGTAGGACTGAATGGGGTAGGTACAAAGGCCGTAAATGCCCTAAGCCGCTACTTTAAAGTACAATCCTATCGAGACGGTGTAACTAAAATGGCTGAATTCAAGCAGGGAGAATTGATCAACGATGCTAAAGAAGAGAAATCCAGTGGCAGGAACGGTACACTTATAGCTTTTGAACCGGACGAGACGGTCTTTAAGCATTTCCATTTTATACCTGAGTATCTCGAGAAGCAGATATGGAACTATGCCTATCTGAACTCTGGCCTCACCATTAATTTTAACGGGCAGAAATTCCACTCTGCTAACGGCCTTCGAGACCTTCTGGATAAGGAAACGGATGAGGAGAACAGACGATATCCTATTCTGCACCTGAAAGGAGATGATATAGAGGTGGCGATGACCCATACCAATCAGTATGGTGAAGAATACTTCAGTTTTGTCAATGGACAGAATACGACACAGGGAGGAACGCACCTTGCGGCTTTTCGTGAGGCCCTTGTAAAGGTGATAAGAGACCATTATGGGAAAAACTTTGATGCAGCAGACATCAGAGCCAGTATTGCCGCAGCTATCTCTGTGAGAGTGCAGGAGCCTGTATTTGAATCTCAGACCAAAACTAAGCTTGGCTCGCAGAATGTGGCGCATGACGGCCCCACTATGCGTACATTCATCAATGACTTTTTGAAAAAGCATCTTGATGATTATCTGCACAAAAACCCTGAAACTGCAGATGCCCTGCTTAAGCGGATCATGCAATCTGAGCGCGAGCGCAAGGACATGGCAGGTATTAAAAAGCTGGCTAACGAACGTGCTAAAAAGGCTAACCTGCATAACAAGAAGCTTAGGGACTGCCGTATTCACTTTAACGAAAATAAAAGTGACCTGAAGGAAGAGACCATGATCTTTATTACTGAGGGTGACTCGGCCAGTGGTTCTATCACAAAGTCCAGAAATGTACAGACTCAGGCTGTTTTCAGCCTTAGAGGTAAGCCGCTTAACTGTTTCGGACTTACGAAAAAAGTGGTGTATGAGAACGAGGAGTTTAACCTGCTTCAGCATGCTCTGAACATAGAGGAGGGCCTGGAAGGGTTACGTTATCGCAAAATTGTGATTGCTACTGATGCGGACGTGGATGGTATGCATATCCGTATGTTGCTGCTTACATTCTTTCTTCAATTCTTTCCTGACCTGGTACGTAACGGACACCTGTACATTCTGGAGACTCCCTTATTCAGGGTGAGAAATAAAAAAGAAACGTATTACTGCTATGACGAAGCAGAGAAGCAGGCTGCTGCTGCTAAGATAGGAGCTAAAGCAGAAATCACCCGTTTTAAAGGACTTGGAGAGATATCACCCGAGGAGTTCGGGAATTTTATCGGAGAGGATATCCGTCTTGATCCGGTAATTTTGAAAGATACTAAAATCAAAAACCTTCTTACATTCTATATGGGTAAGAACACCCCTCAACGCCAAACCTTTATCATTGACAAGCTCCGGGTGGAAAAAGACATTGTACAGGAGGTAGCCACGGCACCCTGA
- a CDS encoding sterol desaturase family protein encodes MDLNPIVLSIPIYFLLIGVELLIQQFNKERLYRLNDAVTNISCGILQQVTGLIFKVLTVAAYQFVYSYFALFQIEPTWYNLIILFILVDLCYYWAHRMSHEVNLFWGGHVVHHQSEDYNFSVALRQGSFQVVWTFAFYLPLAVIGFDTLSMVTMSALVTVYQFWIHTEKINRMGWLEKVFNTPSHHRVHHGRNPKYIDKNHAGVFIIWDKMFGTFQKEEERPVYGITTPVATWNPLYANLKHYHDMSRQLIHAKKWSHKMGILFKKPGWLPETDSYLAIPEVDRNTIQKYDVKGTSAINFYVLFQYVLILAGTATFLFTEGNTSWLNKIAAILLISAGILTCGGLFERKKWVLVLEFFRHPVTTAFVIYLFTGSQAQTIVITMLVTTSLISIIWLFYLKRHFRFLPEYKSPVAV; translated from the coding sequence ATGGATCTGAACCCGATTGTGTTATCTATCCCCATCTATTTCCTCCTGATAGGCGTGGAATTACTTATCCAGCAGTTCAATAAAGAACGCTTGTACAGGCTAAACGACGCTGTTACTAACATTAGTTGCGGCATACTACAGCAGGTTACCGGATTAATTTTTAAGGTATTGACTGTGGCCGCCTACCAATTTGTCTACTCCTACTTCGCACTTTTTCAAATTGAGCCCACTTGGTATAATCTTATTATTCTTTTTATACTGGTTGACCTTTGCTATTACTGGGCACATCGTATGAGCCATGAGGTAAACCTTTTTTGGGGCGGGCACGTGGTGCATCACCAGAGCGAGGATTACAACTTTTCGGTAGCATTACGTCAGGGTTCATTTCAGGTAGTGTGGACCTTCGCCTTTTATTTACCCCTGGCAGTAATTGGCTTCGACACGCTCAGTATGGTCACCATGTCAGCGTTAGTGACAGTCTACCAATTCTGGATACATACCGAAAAAATAAACCGTATGGGCTGGTTGGAGAAGGTTTTTAATACCCCTTCCCATCACAGAGTTCATCATGGCCGTAACCCGAAATACATCGATAAAAACCATGCAGGGGTGTTTATCATCTGGGATAAAATGTTCGGCACTTTTCAAAAGGAAGAAGAACGCCCCGTTTATGGCATCACGACACCCGTAGCTACCTGGAATCCACTTTATGCAAACCTGAAGCACTACCATGACATGTCGAGACAACTCATACATGCCAAAAAATGGTCTCACAAGATGGGTATCCTTTTTAAAAAGCCCGGATGGCTACCTGAAACAGACTCTTATCTTGCCATACCCGAGGTAGATAGGAATACCATCCAAAAATACGATGTCAAAGGTACATCAGCTATAAATTTTTACGTTCTATTCCAATATGTATTAATCCTTGCTGGTACGGCAACCTTCCTTTTTACAGAAGGAAATACAAGCTGGCTAAACAAAATCGCAGCAATCCTTCTGATTTCAGCTGGGATTCTCACCTGTGGCGGCCTATTCGAGCGAAAAAAATGGGTTTTAGTGCTAGAGTTTTTTCGCCATCCGGTAACTACCGCGTTTGTTATTTACCTATTTACAGGTTCTCAGGCACAGACAATCGTAATAACCATGCTAGTAACAACTTCTCTAATTTCGATAATTTGGTTATTTTACCTTAAGCGGCATTTCAGGTTCCTCCCTGAATACAAATCTCCTGTAGCGGTATAA